One window of the Eucalyptus grandis isolate ANBG69807.140 chromosome 8, ASM1654582v1, whole genome shotgun sequence genome contains the following:
- the LOC104415728 gene encoding E3 ubiquitin-protein ligase AIRP2 isoform X2, whose product MRLSYSPFAQVFLFLMDWMDYSCTDTIPTHLGLLNVLVNKVCLDGMPRMSSKEAKASLREFYAVIYPLLKQLKGEFARIGGINRATPERIEGKGEFCNRELERDDECGICMESHANTVLPDCGHSMCISCYNNWNARSGSCPFCRGSLSGVTSADLWILMSKIDVVDAFTLAMENLSSFYLYIESLCVIIPAPHILLDYMI is encoded by the exons ATGAGGTTGTCCTACAGTCCATTTGCACAGGTTTTCCTCTTCCTGATGGACTGGATGGACTATAGTTGCACGGATACCATCCCAACTCACTTAGGCCTTCTTAACGTCCTTGTGAACAAG GTATGTCTCGATGGCATGCCCCGGATGTCATCAAAAGAAGCGAAGGCCTCTCTCAGGGAATTCTATG CTGTTATATACCCTTTACTGAAGCAACTCAAAGGCGAGTTTGCCAGAATTGGAGGTATCAATAGGGCAACCCCGGAGAGAATAGAAGGCAAGGGGGAGTTCTGCAATAGAGAACTGGAGAGAGATGACGAATGCGGGATATGCATGGAAAGTCATGCGAATACAGTATTGCCTGATTGCGGGCATTCCATGTGCATTAGCTGCTACAATAACTG GAATGCACGGTCTGGTTCTTGCCCTTTTTGCCGAGGCAGCTTGAGTGGAGTTACCTCTGCTGACTTGTGGATTCTTATGAGTAAAATTGACGTGGTTGACGCATTTACTCTTGCCATGGAGAACCTAAGTAGTTTCTACCTTTATATCGAGAGTCTATGTGTAATAATACCGGCACCACATATCCTTCTAGATTACATGATCTGA
- the LOC104415728 gene encoding E3 ubiquitin-protein ligase AIRP2 isoform X1, whose amino-acid sequence MWQKRPFKSSFSDSVKALEVDIQHANSIAAALPRDNCGDRIQMRLSYSPFAQVFLFLMDWMDYSCTDTIPTHLGLLNVLVNKVCLDGMPRMSSKEAKASLREFYAVIYPLLKQLKGEFARIGGINRATPERIEGKGEFCNRELERDDECGICMESHANTVLPDCGHSMCISCYNNWNARSGSCPFCRGSLSGVTSADLWILMSKIDVVDAFTLAMENLSSFYLYIESLCVIIPAPHILLDYMI is encoded by the exons ATGTGGCAAAAGAGGCCGTTTAAGTCGTCCTTCAGCGACTCTGTCAAAGCTCTTGAAGTCGACATACAGCATGCAAATAGCAT CGCGGCAGCCCTGCCGAGAGACAATTGTGGCGATCGTATCCAAATGAGGTTGTCCTACAGTCCATTTGCACAGGTTTTCCTCTTCCTGATGGACTGGATGGACTATAGTTGCACGGATACCATCCCAACTCACTTAGGCCTTCTTAACGTCCTTGTGAACAAG GTATGTCTCGATGGCATGCCCCGGATGTCATCAAAAGAAGCGAAGGCCTCTCTCAGGGAATTCTATG CTGTTATATACCCTTTACTGAAGCAACTCAAAGGCGAGTTTGCCAGAATTGGAGGTATCAATAGGGCAACCCCGGAGAGAATAGAAGGCAAGGGGGAGTTCTGCAATAGAGAACTGGAGAGAGATGACGAATGCGGGATATGCATGGAAAGTCATGCGAATACAGTATTGCCTGATTGCGGGCATTCCATGTGCATTAGCTGCTACAATAACTG GAATGCACGGTCTGGTTCTTGCCCTTTTTGCCGAGGCAGCTTGAGTGGAGTTACCTCTGCTGACTTGTGGATTCTTATGAGTAAAATTGACGTGGTTGACGCATTTACTCTTGCCATGGAGAACCTAAGTAGTTTCTACCTTTATATCGAGAGTCTATGTGTAATAATACCGGCACCACATATCCTTCTAGATTACATGATCTGA